A single Lactuca sativa cultivar Salinas chromosome 8, Lsat_Salinas_v11, whole genome shotgun sequence DNA region contains:
- the LOC111893301 gene encoding uncharacterized protein LOC111893301 — translation MRASSCVGLGLSLVFGCLLLALFAELYYLLWWKKRVTNREMIQESYNSPAREFFYMFCWKKPSSLTSNSLTTDTQVHEPQASSSAHIWLRAFGEEQEHDNNITVDSEVLHSVPPRFLFTIKEETKEDLESEEMSKRGSRRSLSDVVSVDTPFFTPLASPPYLTPPITPGDYSYRAFSPLFEVSSDSEFNRIWASPPPKFKFLRDAEDKLQRRKEIENFQDDDDNDGVKDDENGSFITLIVSKNKEMED, via the coding sequence ATGAGAGCTTCAAGCTGTGTAGGACTTGGTTTGAGCCTTGTTTTTGGGTGTCTGTTACTAGCTCTTTTCGCTGAGCTTTACTATCTGTTATGGTGGAAGAAAAGGGTAACTAACAGAGAAATGATTCAAGAAAGTTACAACAGTCCAGCAAGAGAATTCTTctacatgttttgttggaaaaaacCCTCATCTTTAACCTCCAATAGTCTAACAACAGACACCCAAGTCCATGAACCACAAGCATCATCTTCAGCTCACATATGGCTCAGAGCATTTGgtgaagaacaagaacatgacaaCAACATCACAGTTGACTCTGAAGTCTTACACTCTGTCCCACCAAGATTCCTTTTCACAATCAAAGAAGAAACAAAAGAAGATTTGGAATCAGAAGAGATGAGTAAGAGAGGATCAAGAAGGAGTTTAAGTGACGTCGTTTCAGTGGATACACCATTTTTCACCCCACTTGCTTCACCACCATACTTAACACCTCCCATAACACCTGGAGATTATTCTTATAGAGCTTTTAGTCCtctttttgaggtatcaagtgaTTCAGAATTCAACAGGATATGGGCTTCACCACCTCCTAAGTTCAAGTTCTTGAGAGATGCTGAAGATAAACTTCAAAGAAGAAAAGAAATCGAAAATTttcaagatgatgatgataatgatggaGTGAAAGATGATGAAAATGGTTCTTTTATCACATTAATTGTGTCCAAAAACAAAGAGATGGAGGATTAA